From the genome of Rhodothermales bacterium:
TTGAGCGCGTCGTCGAACTGGTAGAGGGCGACTTCGCCGGGGTAGTCGTTGCCGAGGACGGTGCGGACGGCCGCGCGGACGTCCGAGCCGGCGTCTTGCGTGATGGAGTCGCCCTGCATGTCCGTGAGCAACAGGCTCTGGCTGTTGTCGACGAGCACGGCCAGAACGGGGCGCTGTTCGATCCGGGTGCGGCGTTCGAGGATCGGTTCGAAGAGAAGGAAGAGGACGAGCATCAGCGCGCCGGCGCGCAGGGCGGTGAGCAGCAGGCGCTTCCCCGTGGGGAGTTCGGGTACTGTGTTGCGGTACACCCAGACAGCCAGCGCGATGGCCACCAGCAGCGCGGGAATGAGCAGGAGCGGTGTGAGCCCGAAGGTCAGCGACATGCGGCGCGGCGAGATTCGTTCGATGAGCGGTGTCGCATTGAACGCGATGATCCGGAAAGAAGATGCAGGATCACGCGCACGACCGATCAACCGACATACGGGAGGACGAGATAGACGATGTATCCCGCAAACCCGGCCAGCAGCAGGGCCCCCTCGAGACGGGATATCTGGAACCGCGTCCATGCGAGCGGGAGCAGCAGCAGGCTGAAACCGAGCATCACGGGGAAATGGATATGGAGCGATTCCGTATCCACGTGGAGCGGACGGATCAGCGACACCATGCCTATAACGAACAGGATGTTGAGCAGATTGCTCCCGAGGACGTTGCCGACGGACATGTCGGCGTCTTTTTTCAGGGCACTGGCGATGGACGCGGCCAGTTCGGGGAGGCTGGTCCCGATGGCCACCACGGTGAGGCCGATGACGATGGGGGAGATGCCCAAAAATTCCGCGATGGTGACGGCGGCCTTGACCATGAGCTGTGCCCCGCCGGCCAGCGCGGCCACGCCGGCGGCGATGTACAGGGCCTGTTTCCAGATCGGGTCGCCGGAGCCGGCGAGTTCGTCCTCTTCACCCTCAACGGCGCGGGTCACCAGGGCGGCATGTTTGCGGGTGTCGCGGATCACATAGATAAAAAAGGCGGCGAGTCCGGTGATCAGGATGCCGCCGTCGATCCGGCTGATGGTGCCATCCAGCGACAGGAGGTAAAAGAGCAGCGCGACGCCCATCATCATCGGGTACTCGTTGCGGAGCGTCGTCGAGGATACCGCGAGCGGGAGAACGAGCGCGCTGATGCCGAGAATCAGCCCGATGTTGGCGATGTTGGACCCCACCACGTTGCCCAGGGCCAGGCTGTCCTCGCCATCGAGCGCCGCGAGGAAATTGACGACGAACTCGGGCATCGACGTGGCCAGCGCCACCACCGTGATGCCCACGACCATGGGGCGTATGCCGTACCGAATGGCCAGGCCGGCGGCGCCTTTTACGAGCCACTCCGCGCCGAAATACAGTATTACCAATCCGATCACAAAAATGAGCAACTGGAGAGGTATCATACAGCGTCAGGCGGTGTCGCGGGGATTGGGCGTTCGAAAGAGGGTAGCGCCGGTGAAGAACTCGGGCAGGAGCTCGTAGGGGTGAGCGGCACGTCCTCCCGGTATGGATGAGTCCATCCAAAGCGTAGCCTCAGGCGTTAGTTCCGCCAGCAGTTGCCGGCAGGCGCCGCATGGCGTGCATCCCGGCTCGCGCGTGCAGGTGAGGTACATGGTCTCAGGGTCCTGGATGCCGTAGGTAACCAGCGTCCCCAGCGCGTTCCGCTCGGCGCATAGAATGCGCGACCAGGTCGGGTGTTCGACGTTGACCCCCGGCACGAGCAGGCCCGTGCCCGTCTCGATCACGCAGGCGACGGGGAAGTCGGATTCCGGCACATAGGCGCGCGCCGCGAGCCGACGCGCGATGCCGAGGCCTTCCTCGGATGTTGCCGGCGTGTCGGCATCGAGGTACGGAGACAACGGTTCGGGCGCGACCTGCGGGAGGGGGCCGGTGGCGGCGAAGAGCGCTTCATCCACCTGCGCGAGCGCGATTTCCGGGAGCGTACCGAGGTAGGCCGCGTCTTCCGGCGTGATGGGCCGGCTCATGGCGAGGGCGACGATGTCGCGCCGGCCGAGGGCCACGGCGGTCGAGATCGCGTTCTGCACCGACGGGATTTCGAGGGAATACGAGGCGCTTTCGACGCGTACGCCGGGCACCCAGGCGCCGTCGCCGAGGAGGAGGATGGCGGCGTCCGGTCGATGCGAAAAGGGGCTGTAGGCGCGGTGCACCCACGCTCGCGCGAGGGCGCGGAGCCGGGCCGAGGCGTCAGCCGGCGTATGTTTCATGTCGGGAGGGGAGTTCAGGGGGGTGTTGAGAGTCGATTCCCGCATTTTATGTTTCCCTCCCCGCGGTTGCGTTTCTCGCGAAGCGTTGCGCGATGCGGGAAATTGGGGTAGTTTTAACGCCGATCGC
Proteins encoded in this window:
- a CDS encoding cytidine deaminase encodes the protein MKHTPADASARLRALARAWVHRAYSPFSHRPDAAILLLGDGAWVPGVRVESASYSLEIPSVQNAISTAVALGRRDIVALAMSRPITPEDAAYLGTLPEIALAQVDEALFAATGPLPQVAPEPLSPYLDADTPATSEEGLGIARRLAARAYVPESDFPVACVIETGTGLLVPGVNVEHPTWSRILCAERNALGTLVTYGIQDPETMYLTCTREPGCTPCGACRQLLAELTPEATLWMDSSIPGGRAAHPYELLPEFFTGATLFRTPNPRDTA
- a CDS encoding calcium/sodium antiporter translates to MIPLQLLIFVIGLVILYFGAEWLVKGAAGLAIRYGIRPMVVGITVVALATSMPEFVVNFLAALDGEDSLALGNVVGSNIANIGLILGISALVLPLAVSSTTLRNEYPMMMGVALLFYLLSLDGTISRIDGGILITGLAAFFIYVIRDTRKHAALVTRAVEGEEDELAGSGDPIWKQALYIAAGVAALAGGAQLMVKAAVTIAEFLGISPIVIGLTVVAIGTSLPELAASIASALKKDADMSVGNVLGSNLLNILFVIGMVSLIRPLHVDTESLHIHFPVMLGFSLLLLPLAWTRFQISRLEGALLLAGFAGYIVYLVLPYVG